One Cucumis sativus cultivar 9930 chromosome 1, Cucumber_9930_V3, whole genome shotgun sequence DNA segment encodes these proteins:
- the LOC101222998 gene encoding uncharacterized protein LOC101222998, translating to MMQSGEGSLLFSLSPSFSSYSSGRFAEIAARVVEEFRKESDTDPDIFNWEPDSASSLHYGPEPDEFDQLPQILHGGNAETETSDEIADDEFEFAVVPREPEEVTISAEDIFYNGQIRPIYPVFNTNLLLSDSIVDKNNSGGNVDDGEHDDENLKKSKPKRVHRPSLGKLMSEERETNSCSSSETEELDGVLPGTYCVWTPKESLERCKKSNSMGSSKRWKLRDLLYRSSSDGKETFVFLSSSKRVEKFAEISKEKSSSGTGDEKSTGKVKSSRVAAAAAAAAATATGSNVSPTAAVEGEEEAKNSCKEGERKMQRIPCRQEMGDLFNNVNGMNKNSHQF from the coding sequence ATGATGCAAAGCGGTGAAGGTTCcttacttttttctctctctcccagCTTCAGCAGCTACTCTTCCGGCAGATTTGCAGAAATCGCCGCCCGTGTCGTCGAGGAATTCCGTAAAGAATCCGATACCGATCCCGATATTTTCAACTGGGAACCTGATTCTGCTTCTTCTCTTCATTATGGACCCGAACCCGATGAATTCGACCAACTACCTCAAATCCTACACGGCGGTAATGCTGAAACAGAGACTTCAGATGAAATTGCAGACGATGAGTTCGAATTCGCGGTCGTTCCGAGGGAGCCGGAAGAGGTAACTATTTCAGCTGAGGATATCTTCTACAACGGTCAAATTAGACCGATTTATCCTGTTTTCAACACGAATCTGCTGTTGAGCGATTCGATTGTAGATAAGAACAATAGCGGCGGCAACGTCGACGACGGTGAGCACGACGATGAAAACTTGAAGAAATCCAAGCCGAAGAGAGTACATCGACCGTCTCTTGGAAAACTAATGAGCGAAGAGCGTGAGACGAATTCGTGTTCTTCGTCTGAGACGGAAGAGCTAGACGGAGTTCTTCCTGGAACGTACTGCGTTTGGACGCCCAAGGAATCGCTCGAGCGATGCAAAAAGAGCAATTCTATGGGATCATCGAAGAGATGGAAACTCCGAGACCTTCTATACAGAAGCAGCAGCGACGGAAAGGAAACCTTCGTGTTTTTATCATCGAGCAAAAGGGTCGAGAAATTCGCTGAaatttcaaaggaaaaaagtagCAGCGGTACAGGAGATGAAAAATCCACCGGAAAAGTAAAATCCAGCAGAGTGGCGGCAGCCGCGGCGGCCGCGGCTGCAACAGCGACAGGTAGCAATGTGAGTCCAACGGCGGCAgtagaaggagaagaagaagcaaagaaTTCGTGTAAGGAAGGGGAAAGGAAGATGCAAAGGATTCCGTGCAGACAAGAAATGGGGGATTTATTCAACAATGTCAATGGTATGAACAAAAACTCACATCAATTCTGA
- the LOC101222840 gene encoding probable inactive poly [ADP-ribose] polymerase SRO5 — protein MENNQDQCQLQFQPFGNGHRFENGVEVFVGSSKNTGNDDFSDRFSDAGDSSTGHDHDSVVSDSESGISGPSMEQLEWRNEGLVKLVEEDKIYDLIKRRFVSGLGLLGPQTTVSAVYKNSHSTHIGQARLHTFQIYSKAVEKKNGGNANVKYAWLGASKDQINSILGYGFSHCNKPESSQCLGSGIYLSPDNHPLESLEDAVVDADGLRHLLLCRVVLGKSELIHPGSRQNHPSCEAFDSGADNLFAPKKYIVWSTHMNTHILPEYLISFRTPPRLKGTLKARQPFRMPTSPWMPFPSLISVLSKYLPAPEIAMITKYHKDHRDHKISRHELIKRVRLIAGDKLLIHVIKSFRTQESNVDVGFEGKGSRSGARNGQKAAGNVESPILLE, from the exons ATGGAGAACAATCAGGATCAATGTCAGTTACAGTTTCAGCCATTTGGAAACGGGCACCGTTTTGAGAATGGAGTTGAGGTTTTTGTGGGTTCTTCCAAGAATACAGGAAACGATGACTTCTCCGATCGATTTTCCGACGCCGGAGATTCTTCAACTGGTCATGATCATGACTCGGTGGTTTCGGATTCTGAAAGTGGAATTTCAGGGCCGAGTATGGAGCAATTGGAATGGCGGAATGAGGGATTGGTAAAACTTGTAGAAGAAGACAAAATTTACGACCTAATCAAGAGAAGATTCGTATCTGGTTTGGGATTACTTGGTCCGCAAACTACGGTCTCGGCCGTTTACAAGAATAGTCATTCGACTCATATTGGGCAAGCCCGTTTACACACGTTTCAGATTTACTCCAAAGCagttgagaagaaaaatggcGGTAATGCCAATGTCAAGTACGCTTGGTTGGGGGCTTCTAAAGATCAAATCAATAGCATTCTCGGCTATGGTTTTTCCCATTGCAACAAACCTGAGAGTTCGCAGTGTCTTGGCTCTGGCATTTATCTTTCCCCTGATAATCATCCTCTTGAAAG CCTGGAAGATGCTGTTGTAGATGCAGATGGTTTAAGGCACCTATTGCTCTGCCGTGTTGTATTGGGTAAATCGGAGCTTATTCATCCTGGTTCTAGACAGAATCATCCAAGTTGTGAAGCTTTTGATTCGGGTGCTGACAATCTCTTTGCACCAAAGAAATACATAGTTTGGAGTACACACATGAACACCCACATCTTGCCTGAGTATCTTATCAGTTTTAGAACTCCCCCTCGCTTGAAAG gaACTTTGAAGGCTAGACAGCCTTTCAGAATGCCAACCTCCCCTTGGATGCCATTTCCATCTCTGATTTCTGTTCTCTCTAAGTATCTACCTGCTCCTGAAATTGCTATGATCACCAAGTATCACAAAGACCACAGG GATCATAAGATTTCAAGGCATGAGTTGATTAAGCGAGTGAGGCTGATAGCAGGGGACAAGTTGTTGATACATGTAATCAAATCATTCAGGACACAG gaAAGTAATGTGGATGTTGGATTTGAAGGAAAGGGAAGTAGAAGTGGAGCAAGAAATGGACAGAAAGCAGCAGGGAATGTAGAGTCACCAATTTTGTTAGAGTAG
- the LOC101222762 gene encoding serine/threonine/tyrosine-protein kinase HT1, giving the protein MRNLNWFKPISINGKPGRRLSLGEYQRAVSWSKYLVSSGAEIKGEGEEEWSADMSQLFIGFKFATGRHSRIYRGVYKQRDVAIKLISQPEEDENLANFLENQFISEVALLFRLRHPNIITFIAACKKPPVFCIITEYMTGGSLRKYLHQQEPHSVPLNLVLKLALDISRGMQYLHSQGILHRDLKSENLLLGEDMCVKVADFGISCLESQCGSAKGFTGTYRWMAPEMIKEKHHTKKVDVYSFGIVLWELLTALTPFDNLTPEQAAFAVCQKNARPPLPSACPQAFRHLIKRCWSKKPDKRPHFDEIVSILETYVESYNEDPEFFCHYVPSSSRYIAWKCLPKCITKQSSASLKPRNSSSS; this is encoded by the exons ATGAGGAATTTAAACTGGTTTAAGCCAATTTCGATTAATGGGAAGCCTGGGAGGAGGCTTTCACTTGGAGAGTACCAACGGGCTGTGTCGTGGTCTAAGTATTTGGTGTCTTCAGGAGCTGAGATAaagggagaaggagaagaggaatgGAGTGCTGACATGTCCCAGTTGTTCATTGGCTTCAAATTTGCTACTGGAAGGCATAGTAGGATTTACAGAGGTGTCTATAAGCAAAGGGATGTTGCAATTAAGCTGATAAGCCAGCCTGAGGAGGATGAAAACTTGGCTAATTTTCTTGAGAATCAGTTCATTTCAGAGGTGGCATTGCTGTTTCGATTGAGACATCCCAATATCATCACT TTCATTGCAGCTTGCAAGAAACCTCCAGTGTTTTGTATTATCACGGAGTATATGACAGGTGGTTCGTTAAGAAAATATCTCCATCAACAAGAGCCACATTCCGTTCCGCTGAACTTGGTTTTGAAACTAGCTCTCGACATCTCACGTGGGATGCAGTACCTTCATTCTCAGGGAATACTTCACAGAGATCTTAAATCAGAAAATCTCTTACTTGGTGAAGATATGTGTGTTAAGGTAGCAGATTTTGGTATCTCGTGCTTAGAATCTCAATGCGGAAGTGCAAAGGGATTCACCGGAACTTACCGCTGGATGGCACCTGAAatgatcaaagaaaaacacCACACTAAGAAAGTTGATGTCTATAGCTTTGGCATTGTCTTGTGGGAGCTCTTAACTGCATTGACACCATTTGATAACTTGACTCCCGAACAGGCAGCATTTGCAGTCTGCCAGAAG AATGCAAGACCACCTCTGCCTTCTGCGTGCCCGCAGGCATTTCGTCATCTGATTAAGAGATGCTGGTCGAAAAAACCCGACAAGCGACCGCATTTTGACGAGATCGTTTCAATTTTGGAAACTTATGTGGAGTCTTACAATGAAGATCCagaatttttttgtcattatgTCCCCTCATCTAGCAGATACATTGCTTGGAAATGCTTACCAAAATGTATTACCAAACAATCATCTGCTTCCTTGAAGCCTAGGAATTCTTCATCCTCTTGA